In Nocardioides palaemonis, a single genomic region encodes these proteins:
- a CDS encoding o-succinylbenzoate synthase — MTYVFSVPMRTRFRGITVREGVLLRGDAGWGEWSPFLEYDDHVARPWLACAREAADVGWPEPLRDAVPVNVTVPATDPERAHAIVRAGGCRTAKVKVAERGQVLADDLARVEAVRDALGPDGLVRVDANGAWDVDEAVRAIGAIDRAAGGLEYVEQPVASVEDLARVRRRVDVPVAADESIRRAEDPYRVRDLEAADVAVLKVQPLGGVRACLRIAEDIGLPVVVSSALETSVGIAAGVALAAALPELHHACGLATVQLLTDDVATDPLLPVDGMLPVVRPEVDAAALTRLGADADRVRHWERRLAAVEEERP, encoded by the coding sequence GTGACGTACGTCTTCTCGGTCCCGATGCGCACCCGCTTCCGCGGGATCACCGTCCGCGAGGGCGTCCTGCTGCGCGGCGACGCCGGCTGGGGCGAGTGGTCGCCCTTCCTGGAGTACGACGACCACGTCGCGCGGCCGTGGCTCGCCTGCGCCCGCGAGGCGGCCGACGTCGGCTGGCCCGAGCCGCTGCGCGACGCCGTCCCGGTCAACGTCACCGTGCCGGCCACCGACCCGGAGCGGGCGCACGCGATCGTGCGCGCGGGCGGCTGCCGCACGGCGAAGGTCAAGGTCGCCGAGCGCGGGCAGGTGCTCGCCGACGACCTCGCCCGCGTCGAGGCGGTCCGCGACGCGCTCGGGCCCGACGGTCTGGTGCGGGTCGACGCCAACGGGGCCTGGGACGTCGACGAGGCGGTCCGCGCGATCGGCGCGATCGACCGTGCCGCCGGCGGCCTGGAGTACGTCGAGCAGCCGGTGGCGAGCGTCGAGGACCTCGCCCGCGTGCGCCGGCGGGTCGACGTGCCGGTCGCCGCCGACGAGTCGATCCGGCGCGCCGAGGACCCCTACCGGGTCCGCGACCTCGAGGCCGCGGACGTCGCGGTGCTCAAGGTCCAGCCGCTCGGCGGCGTACGCGCGTGCCTGCGGATCGCCGAGGACATCGGCCTCCCGGTGGTCGTGTCGAGCGCGCTCGAGACCAGCGTCGGGATCGCGGCCGGCGTCGCGCTCGCGGCCGCGCTGCCCGAGCTGCACCACGCGTGCGGACTCGCGACCGTCCAGCTGCTGACCGACGACGTCGCCACCGACCCGCTCCTGCCGGTCGACGGGATGCTGCCGGTCGTCCGGCCGGAGGTCGACGCGGCGGCGCTCACGCGGCTGGGCGCCGACGCCGACCGGGTGCGGCACTGGGAGCGGCGGCTCGCCGCCGTGGAGGAGGAGCGACCATGA
- a CDS encoding isochorismate synthase, producing MTTPASASTAPLVVRTVPVDLADLPLLDLLPEQQPVSWLRRGEGLVGWGVAARLETSGPTRFSDAVKWWSETVGRAQVDDRVNEPGTGPVCFGAFAFADDPGDSVLVIPEVVVGRRGDRTWLTTVSVPTPDLAPASAPRPPAGITFSDGALNGEEWMSVVAEAVARISAGDLEKVVLARDLIATTDEPLDVRWPLRRLAEDYEMCWTFHVDGLFGATPEMLVRRERGLVTSRVLAGTIRRTGDDERDLALAATLARSSKDLEEHEYAVRSVADALEPHCSSMNVPEAPFVLHLPNVMHLATDVNGVVHDVATSLQLAESLHPSAAVGGTPTPAATALIAEIEGMPRDRYAGPVGWMDASGDGEWGIALRSAMLVEGGVRLFAGCGIVASSDPEAELAESQAKFVPVRDALEAG from the coding sequence GTGACGACCCCTGCGTCCGCCTCCACCGCACCCCTCGTGGTGCGCACCGTCCCGGTGGACCTGGCGGATCTCCCGCTCCTGGACCTCCTGCCCGAGCAGCAGCCGGTCAGCTGGCTGCGCCGCGGCGAGGGCCTCGTGGGATGGGGCGTCGCGGCCCGCCTCGAGACCTCCGGCCCCACCCGCTTCAGCGACGCCGTGAAGTGGTGGTCGGAGACCGTCGGCCGCGCGCAGGTCGACGACCGCGTGAACGAGCCCGGCACCGGACCGGTCTGCTTCGGCGCGTTCGCGTTCGCCGACGACCCCGGCGACTCCGTGCTCGTCATCCCCGAGGTCGTCGTCGGGCGACGCGGCGACCGCACCTGGCTCACGACCGTCTCGGTCCCGACCCCGGACCTCGCGCCGGCCTCCGCGCCGCGACCGCCCGCCGGGATCACGTTCTCCGACGGTGCGCTCAACGGCGAGGAGTGGATGTCGGTGGTGGCCGAGGCCGTTGCCCGGATCTCCGCCGGCGACCTCGAGAAGGTCGTCCTCGCCCGCGACCTGATCGCGACCACCGACGAGCCCCTCGACGTGCGCTGGCCCCTGCGCCGCCTCGCCGAGGACTACGAGATGTGCTGGACCTTCCACGTCGACGGCCTCTTCGGGGCGACCCCCGAGATGCTGGTGCGGCGCGAGCGCGGCCTGGTGACCTCCCGCGTCCTGGCCGGCACCATCCGGCGCACGGGCGACGACGAGCGCGACCTCGCCCTGGCCGCCACCCTCGCCCGGTCCTCCAAGGACCTCGAGGAGCACGAGTACGCCGTCCGGTCGGTCGCCGACGCCCTCGAGCCGCACTGCTCGTCGATGAACGTCCCCGAAGCGCCCTTCGTGCTGCACCTGCCCAACGTCATGCACCTCGCCACCGACGTGAACGGCGTGGTCCACGACGTCGCGACGTCGCTCCAGCTCGCCGAGTCGCTGCACCCCTCGGCGGCCGTCGGCGGCACGCCGACCCCGGCGGCGACCGCGCTGATCGCCGAGATCGAGGGCATGCCGCGCGACCGCTACGCCGGCCCGGTCGGCTGGATGGACGCCTCCGGCGACGGCGAGTGGGGCATCGCGCTTCGCTCGGCGATGCTCGTCGAGGGCGGCGTACGCCTGTTCGCCGGCTGCGGCATCGTCGCGAGCTCCGACCCGGAGGCCGAGCTGGCCGAGTCCCAGGCCAAGTTCGTCCCGGTGCGCGACGCCCTCGAGGCGGGCTGA
- a CDS encoding AMP-binding protein, with protein MSSLRPSDDPAVALSQLRGWLAAEEPLPLLIETSGSSGRPKRVLLPRSAVLASVSASAARLGATGRWLLALPSSYVAGVQVVVRSLVAGHDPALVTDLDLASAAADAGEGPLFTSLVPTQLHRLLADERQARALAGLHTVLVGGGGLDRDLRRRAEDAGVHVVTTYGSSETAGGCVYDGLPLDGVALALDPTGRVRLGGPTIFAGYDGDADLTREALVDGWFLTSDTGRLDPDGRLQVTGRVDDVAISGGVKVPLPAVAERLRQHPAVEDAEVLAVPDEEWGQRVVAVVVGSADEVALRDWVGEVHPRSWAPRSVVRVDALPLLPNGKVDRQTIRAGL; from the coding sequence GTGAGCTCCCTGCGCCCCTCGGACGACCCGGCGGTCGCGCTGTCGCAGCTGCGGGGCTGGCTCGCCGCGGAGGAGCCCCTGCCGCTGCTCATCGAGACGTCCGGCTCCTCGGGCCGACCCAAGCGGGTGCTGCTGCCCCGCTCGGCGGTGCTGGCCAGCGTCTCCGCCTCCGCCGCCCGGCTCGGCGCGACCGGCCGGTGGCTGCTGGCGCTGCCGTCGTCCTACGTCGCGGGGGTCCAGGTCGTCGTCCGCTCGCTCGTCGCGGGCCACGACCCGGCGCTCGTCACCGACCTCGACCTCGCTTCGGCGGCCGCCGACGCGGGGGAGGGGCCGCTGTTCACCTCGCTGGTCCCGACCCAGCTCCACCGCCTGCTCGCCGACGAGCGCCAGGCGCGGGCGCTGGCCGGCCTGCACACCGTCCTCGTCGGTGGCGGCGGGCTCGACCGCGACCTGCGCCGCCGCGCGGAGGACGCGGGCGTGCACGTGGTGACGACCTACGGCTCCTCCGAGACCGCCGGCGGCTGCGTCTACGACGGCCTGCCGCTCGACGGGGTGGCCCTCGCGCTCGACCCGACCGGCCGGGTGCGGCTCGGCGGACCCACGATCTTCGCCGGCTACGACGGCGACGCCGACCTCACCCGCGAGGCGCTGGTCGACGGCTGGTTCCTCACCTCCGACACGGGCCGGCTCGACCCCGACGGGCGGCTCCAGGTCACCGGCCGCGTCGACGACGTCGCGATCAGCGGCGGCGTCAAGGTCCCGCTGCCGGCCGTCGCCGAGCGGCTGCGCCAGCACCCTGCGGTCGAGGACGCCGAGGTGCTCGCGGTCCCCGACGAGGAGTGGGGCCAGCGGGTCGTCGCCGTGGTCGTCGGCTCCGCGGACGAGGTCGCGCTGCGCGACTGGGTCGGCGAGGTCCACCCGCGGTCCTGGGCCCCGCGCTCCGTCGTGCGCGTCGACGCGCTGCCGCTGCTGCCCAACGGCAAGGTCGACCGCCAGACGATCCGGGCGGGGCTGTGA
- a CDS encoding DUF1330 domain-containing protein, with product MSAYWICVYKAVHDPDKVAAYAELAGPAIRAGGGRFLVRGTPARTYEHGEDTRTVVIEFPSVEAAEATHDSEAYQAALAALDGGADRDLRIAPGAE from the coding sequence ATGAGTGCGTACTGGATCTGCGTCTACAAGGCCGTGCACGACCCCGACAAGGTGGCGGCCTACGCCGAGCTCGCCGGCCCGGCGATCCGCGCCGGCGGCGGCAGGTTCCTCGTCCGCGGCACGCCCGCGCGCACCTACGAGCACGGCGAGGACACCCGCACCGTCGTGATCGAGTTCCCGTCGGTGGAGGCCGCCGAGGCCACCCACGACAGCGAGGCCTACCAGGCCGCGCTCGCCGCGCTCGACGGCGGCGCCGACCGCGACCTGCGCATCGCTCCCGGCGCGGAGTGA
- a CDS encoding glycoside hydrolase family 16 protein, protein MSARRVLAGSVAALLLPASLLMGSGAVQATGSTGSADAPASTSVFKKAGQKVSLEVLPQIVQQGRGAASADKAKAAVTATIKPKKVGRPVVLEQLQGSKWKKVGKAKQDKAGRANFSAVVSKGGQAVTYRATAMKFKGLKKVTSKPADTAQWLTPTFSDEFSGSTLSSYWGMRGQDYEPMSKRKCSKGDPKAVKVGGGALRLSVIKDKSAKGKCTAVSRKQKKKIAYRLNGHVGTSGTFDFKYGVAAARIKMQKEQGQHASFWMQPVGENQPGSDGHEIDIIEYFGDKHPQGGLTSFIHWYKGKRLIKTGSWIKDSKSFLKNKKDGWSKNYHVFSVQWTPKTIIMRIDGKETWRTSARVSKAQQYLILSLLASDYEALDMPDKKLPQHMYVDWVRVWETPQS, encoded by the coding sequence ATGTCTGCACGCCGCGTGCTCGCAGGCAGCGTCGCCGCGCTGCTCCTGCCCGCGTCCCTGCTCATGGGTTCCGGGGCCGTCCAGGCCACGGGCTCCACCGGATCCGCGGACGCCCCCGCGTCGACGTCGGTGTTCAAGAAGGCCGGCCAGAAGGTCTCGCTGGAGGTGCTCCCCCAGATCGTCCAGCAGGGCCGGGGCGCCGCGAGCGCCGACAAGGCCAAGGCTGCCGTCACCGCGACGATCAAGCCCAAGAAGGTCGGCCGTCCGGTCGTCCTCGAGCAGCTCCAGGGCTCGAAGTGGAAGAAGGTCGGCAAGGCCAAGCAGGACAAGGCCGGCCGCGCCAACTTCTCCGCCGTCGTGTCGAAGGGCGGCCAGGCCGTCACCTACCGCGCGACCGCGATGAAGTTCAAGGGCCTCAAGAAGGTCACCAGCAAGCCCGCCGACACCGCGCAGTGGCTGACCCCGACCTTCAGCGACGAGTTCTCCGGCTCGACCCTGTCCTCCTACTGGGGCATGCGCGGCCAGGACTACGAGCCGATGAGCAAGCGCAAGTGCTCCAAGGGTGACCCGAAGGCCGTCAAGGTCGGCGGCGGCGCCCTGCGCCTGAGCGTCATCAAGGACAAGTCCGCCAAGGGCAAGTGCACCGCGGTCTCGCGCAAGCAGAAGAAGAAGATCGCCTACCGCCTCAACGGCCACGTCGGCACCAGCGGCACCTTCGACTTCAAGTACGGCGTCGCCGCCGCCCGCATCAAGATGCAGAAGGAGCAGGGCCAGCACGCCAGCTTCTGGATGCAGCCGGTCGGCGAGAACCAGCCGGGCAGCGACGGCCACGAGATCGACATCATCGAGTACTTCGGTGACAAGCACCCGCAGGGTGGCCTGACGAGCTTCATCCACTGGTACAAGGGCAAGCGCCTGATCAAGACCGGCTCGTGGATCAAGGACTCGAAGTCGTTCCTGAAGAACAAGAAGGACGGCTGGTCGAAGAACTACCACGTCTTCTCGGTCCAGTGGACCCCGAAGACGATCATCATGCGCATCGACGGCAAGGAGACCTGGCGCACGTCGGCCCGCGTCTCGAAGGCCCAGCAGTACCTCATCCTGAGCCTGCTCGCCTCCGACTACGAGGCCCTCGACATGCCGGACAAGAAGCTCCCGCAGCACATGTACGTCGACTGGGTCCGCGTCTGGGAGACCCCGCAGTCCTGA
- a CDS encoding DUF1801 domain-containing protein, with the protein MADDWRRDTVDLLRSLVLEAEPDAVEEVKWRKASNPDGVPTFSLDGLICTLETYRDKVKATFARGASLPDPSGVFNASLDAGTRRALDVHEGDAVDRDAFVELVRAAVAANRA; encoded by the coding sequence GTGGCCGACGACTGGCGCCGCGACACCGTCGACCTGCTGCGCTCGCTCGTCCTCGAGGCCGAGCCCGACGCGGTCGAGGAGGTGAAGTGGCGCAAGGCGTCCAACCCCGACGGCGTGCCCACCTTCTCCCTCGACGGCCTGATCTGCACCCTCGAGACCTACCGGGACAAGGTCAAGGCGACCTTCGCCCGCGGCGCCTCGCTCCCCGACCCCTCCGGCGTCTTCAACGCCAGCCTGGACGCCGGCACCCGCCGCGCGCTCGACGTCCACGAGGGCGACGCGGTGGACCGCGACGCGTTCGTGGAGCTGGTGCGCGCCGCGGTGGCGGCCAACCGCGCCTGA
- a CDS encoding MBL fold metallo-hydrolase encodes MRITKHGHACVRLEHDGTVLVVDPGVFTGADVLVGADAVLITHEHADHVHPDHLRGSEAPVWTIAAVERRLREEAPEVAARVTVVRPGDRLDVAGLAVEVVGEKHAVIHPDYDRFDNSGYLVEAGGSDGRSVYHPGDALTPPPRPVDVLLAPVSAPWLKVSEAVDFVREVGAPVALGIHDRVYSDVGLDMVATHMANLLPDGLAFERREPGQDL; translated from the coding sequence ATGCGGATCACCAAGCACGGCCACGCCTGCGTCCGGCTCGAGCACGACGGGACCGTGCTGGTGGTGGACCCGGGCGTGTTCACCGGCGCGGACGTGCTGGTGGGCGCCGACGCGGTCCTGATCACCCACGAGCACGCCGACCACGTCCACCCCGACCACCTGCGCGGCAGCGAGGCGCCGGTCTGGACGATCGCCGCGGTCGAGCGGCGGCTGCGCGAGGAGGCGCCCGAGGTCGCCGCGCGGGTCACGGTCGTACGCCCCGGCGACCGCCTCGACGTCGCCGGCCTCGCCGTCGAGGTGGTGGGGGAGAAGCACGCGGTGATCCACCCCGACTACGACCGCTTCGACAACTCCGGCTACCTCGTCGAGGCCGGTGGGTCCGACGGCCGGAGCGTCTACCACCCCGGCGACGCGCTGACGCCGCCCCCGCGACCGGTCGACGTGCTGCTGGCGCCGGTCAGCGCGCCGTGGCTGAAGGTGTCGGAGGCGGTCGACTTCGTCCGCGAGGTGGGTGCACCGGTCGCGCTCGGGATCCACGACCGGGTCTACAGCGACGTCGGGCTGGACATGGTGGCCACGCACATGGCCAACCTGCTGCCCGACGGGCTCGCCTTCGAGCGCCGGGAGCCCGGTCAGGACCTGTAG
- a CDS encoding AMP-binding protein — protein sequence MAYVPVSRAAALPGGDRSSAAQSPRWTVLSDHALLRGDRAAHLLVRDDEVVIRPWSETARAVELAAAGLVRSGLRVDQVVVSLVPPGHACPELDLALRAIGAVVVHVDPHAGPDDLLRELSGVDVRLVVVEEPRDLQRLPDLSFPSAELFALDGGRGWDRLLELGAQRLTMDPDAVTRVDRAVDPEGAVPRLLGRGRPTGRVPAETTLPEGVVAPDDVVLLACGPADPLSHLVRDAHLAGGAALAELPAGSDLLAVLARVSPSVLVLSGDAVRAVVAALDPGPAPRPRRVSRRRPAPEPEASPLGDRLRLVVVESLDAADRAALAATGVDVLEVGAVRLAPADLPVPPPVLRGDAADLPRRSRHDPGADFQLAVDRAPAPVAPDESAFVLPSLPLFGGESFLDKLLLARAREAEQ from the coding sequence ATGGCGTACGTACCGGTCTCGCGTGCCGCCGCCCTGCCGGGCGGGGACCGCTCGTCGGCGGCGCAGTCGCCCCGCTGGACGGTCCTGTCCGACCACGCCCTGCTGCGCGGCGACCGGGCCGCCCACCTGCTGGTCCGCGACGACGAGGTCGTCATCCGCCCGTGGTCCGAGACCGCGCGGGCCGTCGAGCTCGCCGCCGCCGGGCTGGTCCGCAGCGGCCTCCGGGTCGACCAGGTGGTCGTGTCGCTGGTCCCGCCGGGTCACGCGTGCCCCGAGCTCGACCTCGCGCTGCGGGCGATCGGCGCGGTGGTGGTGCACGTCGACCCGCACGCCGGCCCCGACGACCTGCTGCGCGAGCTCTCCGGCGTCGACGTACGTCTGGTGGTCGTCGAGGAGCCTCGCGACCTGCAGCGGCTGCCCGACCTGTCGTTCCCGTCCGCGGAGCTCTTCGCGCTCGACGGCGGACGCGGGTGGGACCGGTTGCTCGAGCTCGGCGCCCAGCGCCTGACCATGGACCCCGACGCCGTCACGCGCGTCGACCGCGCCGTCGACCCCGAGGGTGCCGTGCCGCGGCTGCTCGGACGAGGACGCCCGACCGGGCGGGTGCCCGCCGAGACCACCCTCCCCGAGGGAGTCGTGGCTCCCGACGACGTGGTGCTGCTCGCCTGCGGCCCGGCGGACCCCCTGTCCCACCTCGTCCGCGACGCCCACCTGGCGGGCGGTGCGGCCCTCGCCGAGCTCCCGGCCGGCAGCGACCTGCTCGCCGTGCTGGCGCGGGTGTCCCCGAGCGTCCTCGTCCTGTCGGGGGACGCCGTGCGCGCAGTGGTCGCCGCGCTGGACCCCGGGCCCGCCCCGCGACCGCGCCGCGTGTCGCGCCGACGGCCGGCGCCGGAGCCCGAGGCCTCCCCGCTCGGCGACCGGCTGCGGCTCGTCGTGGTCGAGTCGCTCGACGCGGCCGACCGCGCGGCGCTCGCGGCGACCGGCGTCGACGTCCTCGAGGTCGGCGCGGTCCGTCTCGCGCCGGCCGACCTGCCGGTGCCGCCCCCGGTCCTGCGGGGCGACGCGGCGGACCTGCCGCGCCGCTCGCGCCACGACCCCGGCGCGGACTTCCAGCTCGCCGTCGACCGGGCGCCCGCGCCCGTCGCGCCCGACGAGTCGGCGTTCGTGCTCCCCTCGCTGCCGCTCTTCGGCGGCGAGTCGTTCCTCGACAAGCTGCTCCTCGCGCGCGCCCGCGAGGCCGAGCAGTGA
- a CDS encoding AMP-binding protein — MHSPLVRLERHARERALEVALVEPAGDGWSRLTWNELYRRVIDGAAGMIEAGVNPGQVVVLRVPTGARLVELELAVRVAGAVPVLLPEHMDPAEVGRLLDEIEVRLVVVDHESRLALLRHAALLDAQLFECDDRSWERLRAMGLDRRKRQPDLLAWVDRARSDAPSGAVLGLPREKSQAWLFRPESSGLLADLRPDDVVLLTGEATDRFTTVVRDAHLTAGCLLAWVEAPDRLEAALAHVQPTHLLLDHTAARVLEDLLEAGTVDGSPWHETPRDVLEATSAQVAGAKLGSRTRKLAEDVLALAPWWGGRLRVLALDARVNRTVSALATTFGFRIGRVAHHPAVRLDLHAEHAAVAVPAPTVVDVPAATSLPRRGRGGAELDSAFSLTT; from the coding sequence ATGCATTCGCCGCTCGTGCGGCTGGAGCGCCACGCGCGTGAGCGCGCCCTCGAGGTCGCGCTCGTCGAGCCGGCCGGGGACGGCTGGTCCCGCCTGACCTGGAACGAGCTCTACCGGCGCGTGATCGACGGCGCCGCCGGCATGATCGAGGCCGGGGTCAACCCCGGCCAGGTCGTGGTGCTGCGCGTGCCGACGGGGGCACGCCTGGTCGAGCTCGAGCTCGCGGTCCGGGTCGCGGGTGCGGTGCCGGTCCTGCTGCCCGAGCACATGGACCCGGCGGAGGTCGGTCGGCTCCTCGACGAGATCGAGGTGCGGCTCGTCGTCGTCGACCACGAGAGCCGGCTGGCGCTGCTGCGGCACGCGGCCCTGCTCGACGCCCAGCTGTTCGAGTGCGACGACCGGTCGTGGGAGCGGCTGCGGGCGATGGGGCTCGACCGTCGCAAGCGCCAGCCCGACCTGCTCGCCTGGGTCGACCGCGCCCGCTCCGACGCGCCGTCCGGCGCGGTGCTGGGGCTGCCGCGCGAGAAGAGCCAGGCCTGGCTCTTCCGACCCGAGTCCTCCGGCCTGCTGGCCGACCTGCGCCCCGACGACGTCGTGCTGCTGACCGGCGAGGCGACCGACCGCTTCACCACCGTCGTCCGCGACGCCCACCTCACCGCCGGGTGCCTCCTGGCCTGGGTCGAGGCCCCGGACCGGCTCGAGGCCGCGCTGGCCCACGTCCAGCCGACCCATCTCCTGCTCGACCACACCGCCGCGCGCGTCCTGGAGGACCTGCTCGAGGCCGGCACCGTCGACGGGTCCCCGTGGCACGAGACGCCGCGCGACGTCCTGGAGGCCACCTCGGCGCAGGTCGCCGGGGCGAAGCTCGGGTCCCGCACCCGCAAGCTGGCCGAGGACGTCCTCGCCCTGGCGCCGTGGTGGGGCGGGCGGCTGCGCGTGCTCGCCCTCGACGCCCGGGTCAACCGCACGGTCAGCGCGCTCGCGACGACCTTCGGCTTCCGGATCGGTCGCGTCGCCCACCACCCGGCCGTGCGGCTGGACCTGCACGCCGAGCACGCCGCGGTCGCCGTCCCGGCGCCCACGGTCGTCGACGTGCCGGCTGCGACCTCGCTGCCGCGTCGCGGCCGCGGCGGTGCCGAGCTCGACTCGGCGTTCTCGCTCACCACCTGA
- the menD gene encoding 2-succinyl-5-enolpyruvyl-6-hydroxy-3-cyclohexene-1-carboxylic-acid synthase, with the protein MTNPSTSLARTVVTALRGAGVRDVVVAPGSRNAPLSFALYDARRPTGPAEPGLRLHTRIDERTGGFVALGLAKVSGRAAAVVCTSGTAVANLVPAVMEAAHAGVPLVVVTADRPARLRGTGANQTTDQVGIFGTFAPTLDVAAGAEGADLDGLLAFLRGHDHRRPVHLNVQLDEPLLPDDEGWDVGEVPPWAAPAVHRPVRVDVLATGPRTVVVAGDDAGPPARQLAEAAGWPLLAEPSSGCRTGDSVVRTYRLLLAGPLGAQVERVVVHGHPTLSRPVSRLLAREDVEVVSVRPRGMWPERPYAVASEHDGLRVDAPDDPAWGEAWREADRATSRALDQLLAGEPDLTPQEVAGAVSRALPPGGLLVVGASNPVRDLDLMVARYEVGGRRKVIANRGLAGIDGTTSTAIGAAIGRPRSSRALALMGDVTFLHDTTGLFLGPAEERPDLTIVVVNDDGGSIFATLEQGAPAHADRFETLFGTPHGADLASLCAAARVPHLRVDSLPGLEQALASPNGGIEVVEVRVRRDNRRELDEKIRALVLP; encoded by the coding sequence ATGACCAACCCCTCGACCTCGCTCGCGCGGACCGTCGTCACCGCGCTGCGCGGCGCGGGCGTGCGGGACGTCGTGGTCGCCCCGGGCTCGCGCAACGCCCCGCTGTCGTTCGCGCTGTACGACGCGCGGCGTCCGACGGGTCCGGCCGAGCCGGGGCTCCGGCTGCACACCCGCATCGACGAGCGCACGGGCGGCTTCGTGGCGCTCGGCCTCGCCAAGGTCAGCGGCCGCGCGGCGGCGGTCGTCTGCACGTCCGGGACGGCCGTGGCCAACCTCGTCCCGGCGGTGATGGAGGCCGCCCACGCCGGCGTCCCGCTCGTCGTCGTGACCGCGGACCGGCCCGCCCGGCTGCGCGGCACCGGCGCCAACCAGACCACCGACCAGGTCGGGATCTTCGGCACGTTCGCGCCGACCCTCGACGTCGCCGCCGGTGCGGAGGGAGCCGACCTCGACGGGCTGCTCGCCTTCCTCCGCGGCCACGACCACCGCCGCCCCGTGCACCTCAACGTCCAGCTCGACGAGCCGCTGCTGCCCGACGACGAGGGCTGGGACGTCGGGGAAGTGCCGCCGTGGGCGGCCCCCGCGGTCCACCGGCCGGTGCGGGTCGACGTCCTCGCGACCGGCCCGCGCACGGTCGTCGTGGCCGGCGACGACGCCGGCCCACCCGCCCGCCAGCTCGCGGAGGCCGCCGGCTGGCCGTTGCTCGCCGAGCCGTCGAGCGGCTGCCGCACCGGCGACAGCGTCGTGCGCACCTACCGCCTGCTGCTCGCCGGTCCGCTGGGTGCGCAGGTCGAACGGGTCGTCGTCCACGGCCACCCCACGCTCTCCCGGCCGGTGTCCCGGCTGCTCGCGCGCGAGGACGTCGAGGTGGTCTCGGTGCGCCCCCGTGGGATGTGGCCCGAGCGCCCGTACGCCGTGGCCAGCGAGCACGACGGGTTGCGCGTGGACGCCCCGGACGACCCGGCGTGGGGGGAGGCCTGGCGCGAGGCCGACCGCGCCACCTCCCGCGCCCTCGACCAGCTGCTCGCGGGCGAGCCCGACCTCACGCCGCAGGAGGTCGCGGGCGCGGTCAGCCGCGCGCTGCCGCCGGGCGGCCTGCTGGTCGTCGGTGCGTCCAACCCGGTGCGCGACCTCGACCTGATGGTCGCCCGCTACGAGGTGGGCGGACGTCGCAAGGTGATCGCGAACCGCGGCCTGGCCGGCATCGACGGGACCACGAGCACCGCGATCGGCGCCGCGATCGGCCGCCCGCGGTCCTCGCGCGCGCTGGCCCTCATGGGGGACGTGACCTTCCTGCACGACACGACCGGGCTGTTCCTCGGACCTGCCGAGGAGCGGCCCGACCTGACCATCGTGGTCGTCAACGACGACGGCGGGTCGATCTTCGCCACCCTCGAGCAGGGCGCCCCGGCCCACGCCGACCGGTTCGAGACGCTGTTCGGCACCCCGCACGGGGCAGACCTCGCGAGTCTGTGCGCAGCCGCGCGCGTGCCCCACCTCCGCGTCGACAGCCTGCCCGGCCTCGAGCAGGCGCTGGCCTCGCCCAACGGCGGCATCGAGGTCGTCGAGGTGCGGGTGCGCCGCGACAACCGGCGTGAGCTGGACGAAAAGATCCGCGCGCTGGTCCTTCCCTGA